Genomic DNA from Gimesia aquarii:
TGAAATCGGCTCAACATGGGAAAGAAAAAGCAAAGTAAAAAAGAACGAGCAGTGCTCTGCAACTTTGCTTTAATTGAGTACCGAGGGCTGAGAGTAAGATAGTGATCACGAAAAAGTAAGCAGATCACACTAAAGAAATGAAAATCAGTGCTGTAGCGGTAAGAACAAATAAGAGCATCGAGGCACAACCGGACTTCATCGTGATGTTATATTTCAAAATCAATTCTTCGATAGCCTCTTTGGACTCCTTCAAACCAGCGCCGGTAGACTCCCGATAGACTTTGATCGCCTCAATTTTCTTTCCTTCCCTGAGCGACTGTACAATCCGCTCAACGACTTCAGAATGATTGCTCATTTCTTCTGAATTGGACTGGTCGTGACTTGAATCTTCCATTTTAAAGATCTCTCAGAAAAGAACGATGATCACAGTAAACCATTAACCGTTTTACCATTTAACGTGATTGCAGTTCAAGAAATCATTAACAGATTTATCAACTTCACTCTTTTATAGAAACTTCGTTCCTTTAAGAAGCAATAGCACAGCCTGAACTGCGATGGCCCCTTTTTTGCAAATCCCCTTCTAGTCTCTGACTGCAAACACTCGACATCAGAGTTTTCATCTCATCAAGAGATACTTCCTGTAAATTGATATTCAATTCCAGTAACCGATCAACAACGGCATTGATGAGTTCAATGCTATTAGAAGCTGGTGATAAACCATCGCTCAATTCATCCATGACCTGATCTGTCATAACTTTACTTCCTTCTAAATTTCTTGACTTTTTCATGTTGCGATTCACAGCATCGAGCCTCAAAGTTCGTGTATGGCTGTGGCTTCCCTTCAGCGGAAAAGCTTTATTCATTAAAAGCTATTGAATCGCAATGACTGTTCCAAACTGACAGAAAAAAATCGATTCACAATTTTCATTACCATAAACGCTTTTATAATCAGCGTCTGGGAGCACGACTTACATTGGTAAAACTCACAATAGCTCTCTAGCCATTCAGCGAGTGTCCTAAAATCGCGACATTTTTACATCAAGATGATAACTATTACGAAACCATGAGTTTCATCGTTTTTTAGCTAAAGTCTTGACTTATTGCTTGTTTGTTTTCCCATAATAACAGACAACTCAAGTCTACATTGAGTTCGCAGCCGATACTGGTCTAAGCATCAATTGCCCTCCAAGAATCCAAACAAATCTATGCCCGAATGACTCCAAAGCAATATCGTCTAAAGAATTCAACGGTTGAGGGCAGGGCGTGAAGAGCGTTTCTGATCCCACCACTCTATTGCCTGCTCACGTTCCTCTATTGTTTCCTCGAGAAGAGAAGCCAAAAGTTTTCGCTGAGCAGCACTCAGAGCTAATCCTCTCCGTTTCATTGTGTGGTCTGCGAGTTCGAAGAGCATCAAAATGTCAATTTGACTATCGATTCGCCCAAACCAAAATCGCGAAAACGAAGGAATATGTTTAGGTAGTAATTCTCCAACAGGGAGCACCATCGACATCACACCAACTGACGTCCCTGTATTAAACAAGCTGTTCAATCCTGTCTTAGCATGATCACCAATATAACAGCCTACCTTAACCGCATTTGTTTCTACAGGAATGCCTGCTAAAGGCACCTTGACTTCCGAGTAATCGTTTTTGAGATCACTATTACTGGTTTGTGCTCCCAAATTGACCCAAGGACAAATATATGAATGCCCTAAAAAGCCATCATGGTATTTGTTTACGTATCCATGCACGATTGTCTGTTCAATTTCTCCGCCAAGTCGACAGTGCGGACCGGCTGTTGTTCCTGCTTTGATATTTGCCCGAAAGAGTTGAGTTCCTTCCCCTATAAAAGCAGGTCCTTCAATACGGGTAAATGCCTGAATTTTGGCATCGTGATCAATCACAATTGGTCCCGTACGTGTGTCAAGAACTACGAAAGGATCAATCTCTGCAGACGAAGACAACCTCACTAAGTCAGGTTGCCCCACAATGGTTAAATTCTTCGCATCCCCATGATATTGGTCAGTTGATAAGTTCAATGAATAATCGGCTTGTATCTGGCGATGATTTTGGTTCACTAGATCCCAAGGATAATTAAGTTCTACCCCCGTTACCTCAACCTTCTTTCTTGTTGATGCGATCTTTTTGATGGCATCGTCCCAGGCAGTCGTTGTCAGCAGAGCAGACTCTTCTGGTTCCAATAGTAAATACGCAACAGATTCTCCCATTATCCCAACAGTCTCAGAAGAAACGTGAGAAAGCTGGTTGATTTCCTCGTTTGTGGGAAGCCAACGACCATTAATCAACAGGGTTGAACCTTCACTTAACCAAATCGCATCATTGATTTGGGCATCAGGAAACTGCTCTCTGTAGACTTCAACGAGAGCAGGACGAATTAAGACACCCCACTCGTCGACCTGAGTCGATTTTAATAATCGCTCTCGAGAAGTGTACTGTCCACACAACAATTCAAACACCGGTCTCATTAAAGAAATCGGAGAGAATTGGAGAGCGGAATTATCCTCAAATATGGCAAGCCGCATTACCTTGCACTTCCCTGTGCCAAATCAGCATTAAAATAGTGATTTAAGTTCCCAAACAAACAACGGGTTAAAATGTCGTTTTTGCTCGCGCAGAAGTCATATCATAAATATCTAAATGAGAAAAGGGGGGTTCAAATTTGAAAGACATTAATAAAAAACGCCCTGAAATTCAGGGCGTTTTAGAACGTAAGTTAAGAAATCTATTATTTTTTGTATTTTGGACATGAACTGCTTAGTTTGTCACAGTCCGTCCTGCCAATGAATAGATCGCCGACTGGCACTCAGACATCTTGGCATACCTATCCGAAATTCCTAATACGGTTTCTGCGGCTCCTAGTAACAAAGTACCTGAAGAATTCATCTGGTTACTAATGCGATCTAATATATCCTTCTTCACATCAGGCTCAAAATAGATTAAAACGTTTCGGCAAAATACAATGTCAAACATTCCCAAATGCTGGAAATCTTCCAGGAGATTTAAATGCTTCCATTGCATACTAATCCCAGGATCTGCTTTGATCTTCCAGCCTTGTTCATTTTGTTCAAAATATTTCATCAAAAGCTGAACTGGTAAACCCCGCTGAACTTCGAATTGGGAATACACTCCCGTTTCGGCTCGATCCAACGCTTTTGAACACAAATCTGTTCCCACGATTTGAATATTCCAATCAGCTAGTTCCGGAAAGTGCTCCCGCAAGGTCATAACTATGCTGTATGATTCCTGACCATTAGAACAAGCAGAACTCCAGATTCTTAATTTCTGTGTCGCTCTTCGCTCAGCGATTAGATTTGGCAATATCTCGTTTTTGAGTTCATCAAAAGGACGTCTATCACGAAAGAAAGATGACTCGTTCGTTGTCATCGCTTCCATCACGTCTTTTTCCAGAGTTTTGTCTAACCGACTTCTCAAACTGAGTACAAGATCTTCAATGCCGTTCATTCCATGGGATTGTGCCAGAGGAATCAGGCGTGCTTCCAACAAGTACTCTTTATTCTCACCAAGAGAAAGTCCTGTTGTTTCCAATAAAAAATTTGTAATATATTTATAATCTTCGGGAGACACGAGATCACCACTTTCTATTAAGAACAAAGTCGGACGAGTTCAGGAGCAATATTCCTGAGAGGTAAAACCTGATTGGCAATTCCTGCATTTGCAATTGCACCGGGCATTCCCCAAACAACACTACTCTGTTCATCTTGTACGATAATATAACCTTGACGCTCACTAATTGATTGCGCTCCTTCAATGCCATCGTCTCCCATTCCTGTCAACATCACTGCCAGTACGGAACTGCCATACCATTTTGCTGCCGAAGCATACAAAGGGTTAACAGAAGGCCGGCAGAAATGTTCGGGAGCATCTTGATTCAAACGAATCACCATTCGATCATCTTGTTTATCAACCACCATATGAAAATCGCCAGGAGCGATATAAATACGGCCTCTTTCTATCAGTTCTCCATCTACGGCTTCTGCTGTAGGTCGCTTTGTTTCACGTTCAATATGCTCAGCCAACGTCTTTGTAAACAAAGGTGGCATATGCTGCGCAATTAATATCGGTAATGAAAAATTTGCTGGTATTGCAGATAACACCGATTTGAGTGCATTGGGACCACCTGTACTTGACCCAATGACCAACACCATCGGAGTCTTTATAGGCTGCTTTACAACTTTTGTTGAATGGCTGATCTCACGTGACTGAGAAGTTTGATTACTTCCAGCCAAAGCCTTTATC
This window encodes:
- a CDS encoding protein-glutamate methylesterase/protein-glutamine glutaminase; this encodes MSQSIIKVLLVDDSAVIRGLMTQAVNSDRDIEVVGTAMHGQTALTWLGKNQADVIVLDVEMPVMDGIACLKQLKQDYPDIPVIMASALTREGAEVTLQALDLGAAGCVQKPVATNASEAIEQVARTLIPLIKALAGSNQTSQSREISHSTKVVKQPIKTPMVLVIGSSTGGPNALKSVLSAIPANFSLPILIAQHMPPLFTKTLAEHIERETKRPTAEAVDGELIERGRIYIAPGDFHMVVDKQDDRMVIRLNQDAPEHFCRPSVNPLYASAAKWYGSSVLAVMLTGMGDDGIEGAQSISERQGYIIVQDEQSSVVWGMPGAIANAGIANQVLPLRNIAPELVRLCS
- a CDS encoding ribosomal protein L7/L12, with amino-acid sequence MEDSSHDQSNSEEMSNHSEVVERIVQSLREGKKIEAIKVYRESTGAGLKESKEAIEELILKYNITMKSGCASMLLFVLTATALIFISLV
- a CDS encoding putative sugar nucleotidyl transferase, whose translation is MRLAIFEDNSALQFSPISLMRPVFELLCGQYTSRERLLKSTQVDEWGVLIRPALVEVYREQFPDAQINDAIWLSEGSTLLINGRWLPTNEEINQLSHVSSETVGIMGESVAYLLLEPEESALLTTTAWDDAIKKIASTRKKVEVTGVELNYPWDLVNQNHRQIQADYSLNLSTDQYHGDAKNLTIVGQPDLVRLSSSAEIDPFVVLDTRTGPIVIDHDAKIQAFTRIEGPAFIGEGTQLFRANIKAGTTAGPHCRLGGEIEQTIVHGYVNKYHDGFLGHSYICPWVNLGAQTSNSDLKNDYSEVKVPLAGIPVETNAVKVGCYIGDHAKTGLNSLFNTGTSVGVMSMVLPVGELLPKHIPSFSRFWFGRIDSQIDILMLFELADHTMKRRGLALSAAQRKLLASLLEETIEEREQAIEWWDQKRSSRPALNR
- a CDS encoding CheR family methyltransferase, with amino-acid sequence MSPEDYKYITNFLLETTGLSLGENKEYLLEARLIPLAQSHGMNGIEDLVLSLRSRLDKTLEKDVMEAMTTNESSFFRDRRPFDELKNEILPNLIAERRATQKLRIWSSACSNGQESYSIVMTLREHFPELADWNIQIVGTDLCSKALDRAETGVYSQFEVQRGLPVQLLMKYFEQNEQGWKIKADPGISMQWKHLNLLEDFQHLGMFDIVFCRNVLIYFEPDVKKDILDRISNQMNSSGTLLLGAAETVLGISDRYAKMSECQSAIYSLAGRTVTN